A stretch of the Chlorobiota bacterium genome encodes the following:
- a CDS encoding thiol protease/hemagglutinin PrtT — MWLFRSEKNKSSLMNTVRMELVDELKTTVPKLGNETLYFVFANLNGKGFVIVSGDDAVEPILGYSTENNYTITNQPPSFLYWMKGLTNQIESIKLRNIKASNETIIKWNNLVNADEKSLSKLQGTSGVDNLCKAKWNQSGVFFNMCPYDSTENKRSVSGCVATAMAIIMKYHSFPKQGTGFSSYNHKKYGTLSANYGATTYDWEAMSDTISERSPADASPAISTLLSQCGISINMGYSPSSSGAVSAGFYTSGRVARDSSDTSAFVSFFRYFGYSDSMNALQRTRFTDAEWDSIIKREIDAKRPLFYAGSGPGGGHAFVCDGYDDNGRFSFNWGWGGNSDGFYLTKALEPKDLGTGAGNGTYNSNQRIFTGIEPKRALVNSSLKASIFLNSKIALTKDTIEVGAPFDVTFTLKNTGKVDYNGNCYLGMFNEDDKLVSKIGDEQSISLAQGMEKVLTFSTTGIKNAIPGRYKIHAYYKFGNGWQFVEYGSQYLNKGILNVISNNTSLELASNIISSLKTIEPSKPFKLNLSVMNKGTTTFKGDLSIDLHESGGEWVKSLDSFNFGPNGLSASTKTNLLNFDIPALEVEPGSYDIIVWFKPDNSKSEADWEWVGSTSSYQNPLEVIVSAPELIPDQYEDNNTDGKAFKLPVNFTGNSASIKTLNSNIHNVSDEDYYEINLPSGSNYEITARIHDLENTGDGMKYSADAIFSYATGNFKSDVYEDVMPNIIKSNGGVYKFLVSPAFAGFTGTYSLDLNITKVVSSVNDENKTELKFSPNPVKNNLNIDLGSEFSKVKNITISDIKGTELKVINLKSNQNENYDLNVTELQSGSYLVTVNFESFKKDFIFKIIK; from the coding sequence ATGTGGCTTTTTCGTTCTGAGAAGAATAAGTCTTCTCTTATGAACACAGTTAGAATGGAACTTGTTGATGAATTAAAAACAACTGTTCCAAAGTTAGGCAATGAAACATTATATTTTGTTTTTGCAAACTTAAATGGAAAAGGATTTGTAATAGTTTCTGGTGATGATGCAGTTGAGCCTATTTTAGGTTATTCAACTGAAAATAATTATACAATTACTAATCAGCCACCTTCATTTTTGTATTGGATGAAGGGGTTAACAAACCAGATAGAAAGCATCAAACTTAGAAATATAAAAGCAAGTAATGAAACAATTATAAAGTGGAATAACTTAGTAAATGCCGATGAAAAAAGCTTAAGTAAATTGCAAGGAACTTCAGGAGTTGACAATCTATGTAAAGCTAAATGGAATCAAAGCGGTGTTTTTTTTAATATGTGTCCTTATGATAGTACTGAAAATAAAAGGTCAGTTTCTGGATGTGTTGCAACAGCAATGGCAATAATTATGAAGTATCATAGTTTCCCAAAGCAGGGTACAGGTTTTTCAAGTTATAATCATAAGAAGTATGGAACATTATCTGCAAATTATGGTGCAACAACTTATGATTGGGAAGCAATGTCTGATACTATAAGTGAGAGGTCTCCTGCTGATGCTAGCCCAGCTATATCTACTTTACTTTCTCAATGTGGTATTTCCATAAATATGGGTTACTCTCCGAGTAGTAGTGGAGCAGTTTCTGCTGGATTCTATACCTCGGGTAGAGTAGCAAGAGATTCTTCAGATACAAGTGCTTTTGTTTCTTTCTTCAGATACTTTGGTTATTCAGATTCTATGAATGCACTTCAAAGAACTAGATTTACAGATGCAGAATGGGATTCAATTATTAAAAGAGAAATAGATGCAAAAAGACCATTATTCTATGCTGGATCTGGTCCTGGAGGTGGACATGCTTTTGTTTGTGATGGATATGATGATAATGGAAGATTTAGTTTTAATTGGGGTTGGGGTGGAAATTCTGATGGATTTTATTTAACAAAAGCATTAGAACCAAAGGATTTAGGAACTGGTGCGGGTAATGGAACTTATAATTCTAATCAAAGAATATTTACTGGCATAGAGCCTAAAAGAGCATTAGTAAATTCTTCATTAAAAGCAAGTATATTCTTGAATAGCAAAATTGCTTTAACTAAAGACACAATAGAAGTTGGTGCACCTTTCGATGTAACATTTACTTTGAAAAATACTGGTAAGGTTGATTATAATGGAAATTGCTATTTAGGAATGTTTAATGAAGATGATAAATTAGTAAGTAAAATTGGTGATGAACAATCTATTTCTTTAGCTCAAGGTATGGAAAAAGTTTTAACTTTTTCGACTACTGGAATCAAAAATGCAATTCCAGGAAGATATAAAATTCATGCATATTATAAGTTTGGAAATGGATGGCAATTTGTTGAATATGGTTCACAATATTTGAACAAAGGTATATTAAATGTAATAAGTAACAATACTTCACTTGAATTGGCTTCAAACATTATATCTTCATTGAAAACAATTGAACCAAGCAAACCATTCAAACTTAACTTAAGTGTAATGAATAAAGGAACAACTACTTTTAAAGGAGATTTAAGTATTGATTTGCATGAATCTGGTGGTGAATGGGTTAAATCATTAGATAGTTTTAACTTTGGTCCAAATGGATTATCTGCTAGTACAAAAACTAATTTACTAAATTTTGATATTCCAGCTTTAGAAGTTGAGCCAGGAAGTTACGACATTATTGTTTGGTTTAAACCAGATAATTCTAAATCAGAGGCAGATTGGGAATGGGTTGGGTCAACTTCAAGTTATCAAAATCCTTTAGAAGTAATTGTATCAGCACCTGAGTTAATTCCAGATCAATATGAAGATAATAATACAGATGGTAAAGCATTTAAATTACCTGTTAATTTCACAGGAAATTCAGCATCAATAAAAACATTAAATTCTAATATTCATAATGTTTCAGACGAAGATTATTATGAAATTAATTTACCATCTGGGTCAAATTATGAAATAACAGCTCGTATTCACGATTTAGAAAATACTGGGGATGGTATGAAATATTCAGCTGATGCAATTTTTTCTTATGCAACTGGAAATTTCAAATCTGATGTATATGAAGATGTTATGCCTAACATAATTAAATCAAACGGAGGTGTTTATAAATTTTTGGTTTCTCCAGCATTTGCTGGGTTTACAGGAACATATTCTTTAGATTTAAATATTACTAAAGTTGTAAGTTCAGTTAACGATGAAAATAAAACAGAGTTGAAATTTTCCCCAAATCCTGTTAAAAATAATTTAAATATTGATTTAGGTTCTGAATTCTCAAAAGTTAAAAACATTACTATTTCAGATATTAAAGGGACTGAATTGAAAGTAATTAATTTAAAGAGTAACCAAAATGAGAACTATGATTTAAATGTAACGGAATTACAATCTGGAAGTTATTTAGTTACAGTTAATTTTGAATCATTCAAAAAAGATTTTATCTTTAAAATTATTAAATAA
- a CDS encoding thiol protease/hemagglutinin PrtT, with amino-acid sequence MKKLRIFTILFFVGIISISFGKPIDITTAKRVATNQFVAFNKNKDKSFLLSSVKLSLQLVGKSESKQFKDEPLYYVFNNSESKGFVIVSADDAVEPILGYSYESSYSIDNPPPAFVAWMNNYKKQIENVKKYNLQASLETKSNWNKLDNADEKSLLKLQSGVSTVDPLCKAKWNQGNVYSAMCPFDNDAKERVVTGCAATALAIILKYHNFPNRGTGWSSYNHTKYGTLSANYGATTYDWASMPDVTNDSTVSPAISTLLLHCGIAINMNYNIGSAGGSSASAVSWSSSDGFVTRSPDKDTTGTNAFVAFTKYFGYSDSINAFSRDGNKISDVAWDSILINELNAKRPVYYTGSGAKGGHAFVCDGYDGTGKFNMNWGWGGLSDGFFTTKVLSPGSLGTGGGGGGFNDGQEVIIGIQPKRILISSGGLKADLMLNSKLALSKDSIEVEDPFDVSFTLKNSGKVDYIGSCYVGLFNEHDKLVSKIGEELPVTLTQGNETTLKFSSTGIKNAIPGRYKVFAYYKFGNGWQFVNYTNQFINKGILNVISNNTSLELASPIKTSIQKIEVDKSFKVSFDVVNKGGTTFNGNLSIDLHDSKGEWVMSLDSFDFVTKGLAPNAKTNGLTFDIPALKEVPGSYDIVVWFKPTTGEWEWVGSTDVNINPLEINLVAPPTLPDQYEDNNTAEKAYKIIPTFSANSANFKTVNSTIHTGIDYDYYDLVLPTGSNYTITARVNDKENSEDGVYTSDVVFSYEDSKGESNVYDDIIPNKIISNNGGTIKFLVSPAFAGNIGTYSLNLKITKAVNSVEEDRILGSNIFPNPVNNLLNINFGENYQQLNLISITDMNGKELIKINFDNSHLKNKDLKVDVSELQNGSYFVVLNKGSVKASAKFTIVK; translated from the coding sequence ATGAAAAAATTAAGAATATTTACAATTTTATTCTTCGTAGGAATAATATCAATTTCTTTTGGTAAACCAATCGATATTACAACTGCAAAAAGAGTTGCAACTAACCAATTTGTTGCATTCAATAAAAACAAGGACAAATCATTTTTATTAAGTTCTGTTAAATTATCACTTCAATTAGTAGGCAAATCTGAATCAAAGCAATTTAAGGATGAACCTTTGTATTATGTATTCAACAATAGTGAATCTAAAGGATTTGTTATTGTTTCGGCAGATGATGCTGTTGAACCAATTTTAGGATATTCATATGAAAGTTCATACAGCATTGATAATCCTCCACCAGCATTTGTAGCTTGGATGAATAATTATAAAAAGCAGATTGAAAATGTTAAAAAATATAATTTACAAGCATCGTTAGAAACTAAATCTAACTGGAATAAATTAGATAATGCAGATGAAAAATCATTATTGAAATTACAATCTGGTGTTTCAACAGTTGATCCTTTATGTAAAGCTAAATGGAATCAGGGTAATGTTTACAGTGCTATGTGTCCATTCGACAATGATGCAAAAGAAAGAGTTGTAACAGGATGTGCCGCTACAGCTTTAGCTATCATTTTAAAGTATCATAATTTCCCAAATAGAGGTACTGGTTGGTCTTCTTATAATCATACTAAATATGGAACTTTATCTGCAAATTATGGGGCAACAACTTATGATTGGGCTTCAATGCCAGATGTTACTAACGACTCAACTGTAAGCCCAGCAATTTCTACGTTACTATTACATTGTGGAATTGCAATAAATATGAACTATAATATTGGAAGTGCTGGTGGAAGCTCAGCATCAGCTGTTAGTTGGTCATCTTCAGATGGCTTTGTTACTAGATCACCAGATAAAGATACAACTGGTACAAATGCATTTGTAGCATTTACAAAATATTTTGGTTATTCTGACTCTATAAATGCTTTTTCAAGAGATGGTAACAAAATATCGGATGTAGCTTGGGACTCAATACTAATTAATGAATTAAATGCTAAAAGACCTGTCTATTACACAGGTTCAGGTGCAAAAGGTGGTCACGCATTTGTTTGTGATGGATATGATGGTACAGGAAAATTTAATATGAATTGGGGATGGGGAGGACTTTCTGATGGATTTTTCACTACTAAAGTATTATCTCCAGGTTCATTAGGAACTGGTGGTGGTGGAGGTGGTTTTAATGATGGGCAAGAAGTGATTATTGGTATTCAACCAAAAAGAATTTTAATAAGCAGTGGAGGATTAAAAGCTGATTTGATGTTGAATAGTAAATTAGCATTATCAAAAGATTCGATTGAAGTTGAAGACCCTTTTGATGTAAGTTTTACATTGAAAAACAGTGGAAAGGTTGACTACATCGGAAGTTGTTATGTTGGATTGTTTAATGAACACGACAAGTTAGTAAGTAAAATAGGTGAAGAATTACCTGTAACTTTAACTCAAGGAAATGAAACTACATTAAAATTTAGTTCAACTGGGATTAAGAATGCAATACCAGGAAGATATAAAGTTTTTGCATATTATAAATTTGGTAATGGGTGGCAGTTTGTTAACTATACAAATCAATTTATCAACAAAGGAATTTTAAATGTAATTAGCAATAACACTTCATTAGAATTAGCAAGCCCTATTAAAACTTCAATCCAAAAAATTGAAGTAGATAAGAGTTTTAAAGTAAGCTTTGATGTTGTTAATAAAGGTGGTACAACCTTTAATGGTAATTTAAGTATTGATTTACATGACTCAAAAGGCGAATGGGTAATGTCGTTAGATAGTTTTGATTTTGTAACAAAAGGGTTAGCACCAAATGCTAAAACAAATGGATTAACTTTTGATATACCTGCTTTGAAAGAAGTGCCAGGAAGTTATGATATTGTTGTTTGGTTTAAACCTACTACTGGTGAATGGGAATGGGTTGGTTCAACTGATGTAAATATAAATCCATTAGAAATTAACTTAGTTGCTCCTCCAACTTTACCAGATCAATATGAAGATAACAATACTGCTGAAAAAGCATATAAAATTATTCCAACTTTTAGTGCTAATTCAGCTAATTTCAAGACAGTTAATTCAACTATTCATACCGGAATAGATTATGATTATTATGATTTAGTATTGCCAACTGGTTCTAATTATACTATTACTGCTAGAGTGAATGATAAGGAAAATTCTGAAGATGGAGTTTATACATCTGATGTAGTTTTCTCTTATGAAGATTCAAAAGGTGAATCGAATGTTTATGACGATATAATTCCTAACAAAATAATTTCAAATAATGGTGGTACAATTAAATTTTTAGTTTCACCTGCTTTTGCTGGTAATATTGGTACTTATTCACTTAATCTAAAAATTACTAAAGCAGTAAATTCAGTTGAAGAGGATAGAATATTGGGATCTAATATATTTCCAAACCCAGTTAATAATTTATTAAATATAAATTTTGGAGAAAATTATCAACAATTAAATTTAATTTCAATTACAGATATGAACGGTAAGGAATTAATTAAAATTAATTTTGATAACTCGCACCTTAAAAACAAAGATCTAAAAGTAGATGTTTCAGAATTACAAAATGGATCTTACTTTGTAGTATTAAATAAAGGCTCTGTTAAAGCATCTGCAAAATTTACTATTGTTAAATAA
- a CDS encoding thiol protease/hemagglutinin PrtT yields the protein MKIITNLSLFLLLILGSSVSIFAKPISLQSAKIVATNQFIAYNSDIQKSKLFETTELSLVDQRNTNSTRLNGEPLYYVFSNKNGKGFVIVSADDATYPILGYSSDDNYSTSNQPPQFVDWMNNYSKQIESIKMKNIQPTNDITSSWSLLYNLKEKNVNSIQSSGSSVQALCKANWNQGRPYNDMCPLDPVLEKRSVTGCAATAMTIIMKYWSYPKQGTGFYSYNHKKYGTLSVNFANTTYNWAAMPDVIDESGTIDPNPALATLSYHCGVAIDMEYSPQSSGAICLEYGDPNRACNESALKKYFGYSEKLKGFERKSFSDKDWVDMIRKELDAKRPVFYTGAGSGGGHAFVCDGYDNEDKYHMNWGWAGSSNGYYPLKALNPVDLGTGAGNGSYNSDQEAIVGIVPKEGVSSPDPTKIKELSLNGKLIVSKDSINIEDPFEVSVKIINSGNEDYQGSAYVGLFNDDDRLVSRIGDELPLSLLKGNSNELTFKTSGIKNALPGKFRIYAYYKVGDGWQLIKPNPDFTNLGILVVRGGIGSIEMASKITIPSIIIESGKAIKGTFDIMNKSATAFDGEIAIDLIDSKDETVVVLDSINFSSNSIQPNAKSSGLSFNSPNVKVEPGTYSIIIWFKPKSGDDFQMVNATSDFINPLDVTIIEPNIAPDEYEDNNTLNKSYILKPTFNGSKAVLKIAANLHKSTDLDYYEIELPSGNYKVKARVHDELNSGDGKKYNADVSFSFNNNGVETAVYKDVMSEPITTTGGSSLKCLVVPAFAGFSGTYSLEVEIESENMSVDFDKELLSNIFPNPVSGILNINLGDKFLSVTKVVITDLKGIELKSLDLTGNKNKSLSIDLTDLESGSYFISVKRGSNKSTAKFSISK from the coding sequence ATGAAAATAATAACAAATCTAAGTCTTTTTTTACTCCTTATTTTAGGAAGTTCAGTATCAATTTTTGCAAAACCAATCAGTTTGCAATCTGCAAAAATTGTTGCAACAAATCAGTTTATAGCTTATAATTCTGATATACAAAAATCAAAATTATTTGAAACTACAGAATTAAGTCTTGTTGATCAACGCAACACCAACTCTACAAGACTTAATGGAGAGCCTTTGTACTATGTATTTTCGAATAAAAATGGAAAAGGTTTTGTTATAGTTTCGGCTGATGATGCTACATATCCAATATTAGGGTATTCGTCTGATGACAACTATTCAACATCTAATCAACCTCCACAGTTTGTAGATTGGATGAATAATTATTCAAAGCAAATTGAATCTATAAAGATGAAAAATATTCAACCAACAAATGATATTACATCAAGTTGGAGTTTGTTGTATAATCTTAAAGAGAAAAATGTAAATAGCATACAATCATCTGGTAGTTCAGTTCAAGCATTATGTAAAGCTAATTGGAACCAAGGAAGACCTTATAATGATATGTGCCCGTTAGATCCTGTTTTAGAAAAAAGATCTGTTACAGGGTGTGCTGCAACTGCTATGACAATAATTATGAAATATTGGAGTTATCCAAAGCAAGGAACTGGATTTTATTCCTATAATCATAAGAAGTATGGAACATTATCTGTGAACTTTGCTAATACAACATACAACTGGGCAGCAATGCCAGATGTTATTGATGAATCTGGAACTATTGATCCAAACCCAGCATTAGCAACATTAAGTTATCATTGTGGTGTAGCTATTGATATGGAATATAGCCCACAATCAAGTGGAGCAATTTGCCTTGAATATGGAGATCCAAATCGTGCTTGTAATGAAAGTGCTTTAAAAAAGTATTTTGGATATTCTGAAAAGTTAAAAGGTTTTGAAAGAAAAAGTTTTTCAGATAAGGATTGGGTTGATATGATTAGGAAGGAATTAGATGCTAAAAGACCAGTTTTTTATACAGGTGCTGGTTCTGGAGGTGGGCATGCTTTTGTATGTGATGGATATGACAACGAAGACAAATATCATATGAATTGGGGTTGGGCTGGATCTTCTAATGGTTACTATCCTCTTAAAGCTCTTAATCCTGTTGATTTAGGAACAGGTGCAGGGAATGGAAGCTATAACAGTGATCAAGAAGCAATAGTTGGAATTGTACCAAAGGAAGGTGTTAGTTCACCAGACCCTACAAAAATTAAAGAATTAAGTTTAAACGGAAAGTTGATTGTATCTAAAGATTCAATAAATATAGAAGATCCATTTGAAGTAAGTGTAAAAATTATAAATAGTGGAAATGAGGATTATCAAGGAAGTGCATATGTAGGTTTGTTCAATGATGATGACAGGTTGGTTAGTCGCATTGGAGATGAACTTCCATTAAGTCTTTTGAAAGGAAATTCTAATGAGTTAACTTTCAAAACAAGTGGAATTAAAAATGCTCTTCCTGGAAAATTTAGAATATATGCTTATTATAAAGTTGGTGATGGTTGGCAACTTATCAAGCCGAATCCAGATTTTACTAATCTTGGAATTTTAGTAGTTAGAGGTGGTATTGGATCTATTGAAATGGCTTCTAAAATTACAATTCCTTCAATTATTATTGAATCAGGAAAAGCAATAAAAGGTACATTTGATATAATGAATAAGTCTGCTACTGCCTTTGATGGAGAAATTGCTATTGATTTGATTGATTCAAAAGATGAGACAGTAGTTGTATTAGATAGTATTAATTTTTCTTCAAATTCAATTCAACCAAATGCAAAATCAAGTGGATTATCATTCAATTCTCCAAATGTAAAAGTTGAACCTGGAACTTATAGTATTATTATTTGGTTTAAGCCTAAGTCTGGTGATGATTTCCAAATGGTAAATGCTACTTCAGATTTCATTAATCCATTGGATGTAACAATTATAGAACCAAATATTGCTCCAGATGAATATGAAGATAACAATACTTTAAATAAATCATATATATTAAAACCTACATTTAATGGTTCAAAAGCAGTGTTGAAAATTGCTGCAAATCTTCATAAAAGTACTGATTTAGATTATTATGAAATTGAATTGCCAAGTGGAAATTATAAAGTTAAAGCTCGGGTTCATGACGAGTTGAATTCTGGTGATGGTAAAAAATATAATGCAGATGTTAGTTTTAGTTTTAATAACAATGGAGTTGAAACAGCAGTATATAAAGATGTAATGTCTGAACCTATCACAACAACTGGTGGATCTAGCTTAAAATGTTTGGTTGTACCAGCGTTTGCAGGTTTTTCAGGAACTTATTCTCTAGAAGTTGAAATTGAATCTGAGAATATGTCAGTTGATTTTGATAAAGAATTATTATCTAATATATTTCCAAATCCAGTTTCTGGAATATTAAACATTAATCTTGGTGATAAATTTTTATCAGTTACTAAAGTAGTAATAACAGATTTAAAAGGAATTGAGTTGAAAAGTTTAGATCTTACTGGAAATAAAAATAAATCTTTAAGTATTGATTTAACTGATTTAGAATCTGGATCTTATTTTATTTCTGTTAAAAGAGGCAGCAATAAATCAACTGCTAAATTTAGCATATCAAAATAA
- a CDS encoding helix-turn-helix domain-containing protein, translated as MELKISALLRMNVSYKDAARMLNINPRTIESNVYSLRKKFNLKKQENLSHFLSTIEN; from the coding sequence ATGGAATTAAAAATATCAGCTTTATTGAGAATGAATGTTAGTTATAAAGATGCAGCAAGAATGTTAAATATAAATCCAAGAACAATTGAATCTAATGTTTATTCTTTAAGAAAAAAATTTAACTTAAAAAAGCAAGAGAACTTATCTCACTTTTTATCGACGATTGAAAATTAG
- a CDS encoding tetratricopeptide repeat protein — protein MIYSSFSDYKNSLIYFKKALTINEQLNNVEGIGFTLHNNAGIFSYTNDDQTALEYCFKALKIYENLKNNNYLFSLYGNIAHVYMRLSDFENAKIYINKSINLNLE, from the coding sequence TTGATTTATAGTAGTTTTTCAGATTATAAAAACTCATTAATTTATTTCAAAAAAGCATTAACTATTAATGAACAATTAAACAATGTGGAAGGTATTGGGTTCACATTGCATAATAATGCAGGTATATTTAGTTATACAAATGATGATCAAACCGCTTTAGAGTATTGTTTCAAAGCCCTTAAAATATACGAGAATTTAAAAAATAATAATTACTTGTTTAGTTTATATGGGAATATAGCTCATGTATATATGAGATTATCTGACTTTGAAAATGCTAAAATCTATATCAATAAATCTATAAACCTGAATTTAGAATAA
- a CDS encoding enoyl-CoA hydratase/isomerase family protein, which translates to MYETILYELTNGILTITLNRPESYNACNEQLTTDLQTALKSAEKDNSVRVIILTGSGKAFCSGQDLKDAPSGGGKRSLRDSLERRYNPIIKKLTTLPKPIICAINGVAAGAGCSIALACDIKIASENAYLLQAFVNIGLVPDSGSSYFLTKTIGYTKAFEIATIGDKLPALKALDLGLINDVVPIEKLMETALKYAIPYSTGPTKAYGYIKKMLRGVENSSLEAALDYEVYMQEAAGRTEDYFEGVNSFVEKREPNFLGK; encoded by the coding sequence ATGTACGAAACTATATTGTATGAACTTACAAATGGAATTTTAACTATTACTTTAAACAGACCAGAAAGTTACAATGCTTGTAATGAACAGTTAACAACTGACTTGCAAACTGCATTAAAATCTGCTGAAAAAGATAATTCAGTTAGAGTAATTATTCTAACTGGTTCTGGGAAAGCATTTTGTTCTGGTCAGGACTTAAAAGATGCACCAAGTGGTGGTGGAAAAAGATCTTTAAGAGATTCATTAGAAAGAAGGTATAATCCAATTATTAAGAAACTTACAACTCTTCCAAAACCAATAATATGTGCAATTAATGGCGTTGCAGCTGGTGCAGGATGTTCTATTGCATTAGCTTGTGATATTAAAATTGCATCTGAAAACGCCTACTTACTTCAAGCATTTGTAAACATTGGTTTAGTTCCAGATAGTGGTTCATCATACTTTTTAACAAAGACAATTGGTTACACTAAAGCTTTTGAAATTGCTACAATTGGTGACAAATTACCAGCCTTAAAAGCATTAGACTTAGGATTAATTAACGATGTTGTACCTATTGAAAAACTTATGGAAACCGCATTGAAATATGCTATTCCATATTCAACAGGACCAACTAAAGCTTATGGTTATATAAAAAAAATGTTAAGAGGAGTTGAAAATAGTTCACTTGAAGCTGCTTTAGATTATGAAGTTTATATGCAAGAAGCTGCTGGAAGAACTGAAGATTATTTTGAAGGGGTTAATTCATTCGTCGAAAAACGTGAGCCAAATTTTTTAGGTAAATAA
- a CDS encoding CDP-alcohol phosphatidyltransferase family protein: MSKIKSNIRLIFNLPNILSLSRIALVIPIGITLSNNQNALAVGLILLAGVTDILDGYFARGRNDITEFGKLIDPIADKIAIALIVIILMYQERLPVWFVIVVLLRDILIILGGIIVKSKKGILLPSNYYGKAAVVIISLNLIAIVSNIDKDILIYFYFASVFASVVSFGIYINRGIRTILNNK; this comes from the coding sequence ATGAGCAAAATTAAATCTAATATCAGACTTATTTTTAACTTACCAAACATTTTAAGTTTGTCAAGAATTGCTTTGGTAATACCAATTGGAATTACCTTATCTAACAATCAAAATGCTTTAGCTGTAGGTTTAATCTTACTTGCAGGAGTTACAGATATATTAGATGGATATTTTGCAAGAGGCAGAAATGACATTACAGAATTTGGTAAATTGATTGACCCTATCGCAGACAAAATTGCAATTGCTTTAATTGTTATAATATTAATGTATCAAGAAAGGTTACCTGTTTGGTTTGTAATTGTTGTTTTACTTAGAGATATTTTAATAATATTAGGTGGTATCATAGTTAAAAGTAAAAAAGGAATTTTATTACCTTCAAATTACTATGGGAAGGCTGCTGTAGTTATAATTAGCTTAAATTTAATAGCAATTGTAAGCAATATTGATAAAGATATTTTGATTTATTTTTACTTTGCATCTGTGTTTGCATCTGTTGTCTCTTTTGGAATTTATATTAACAGAGGTATAAGAACTATTTTAAATAACAAGTAG